A portion of the Naumovozyma castellii chromosome 2, complete genome genome contains these proteins:
- the NCAS0B05140 gene encoding uncharacterized protein, translating to MQPSAQASQKDNTAENKDNYIVKGLFWDPACVIA from the coding sequence ATGCAACCATCCGCTCAAGCTTCTCAAAAAGACAACACTGCTGAAAACAAGGACAATTATATTGTTAAGGGTCTATTTTGGGATCCAGCCTGTGTTATTGcttaa